In the genome of Streptococcus mitis, one region contains:
- a CDS encoding DNA processing protein DprA translates to MKITNYQIYKLKKSGLTNQQVLKVLEYGENFDQELLLGDIADISGCRNPAVFMERYFQIDDAHLEKEFQKFPSFSILDDCYPWDLSEIYDAPVLLFYKGNLDLLKFPKVAVVGSRACSKQGAKSVEKVIQGLENELVIVSGLAKGIDTAAHMAALQNGGKTIAVIGTGLDVFYPKANKRLQDYIGNDHLVLSEYGPGEQPLKFHFPARNRIIAGLCRGVIVAEAKMRSGSLITCERAMEEGRDVFAIPGSILDGLSDGCHHLIQEGAKLVTSGQDVLVEFEF, encoded by the coding sequence ATGAAAATTACAAACTATCAAATCTATAAGTTAAAAAAATCAGGTTTGACCAATCAACAGGTTTTGAAAGTGCTAGAATACGGTGAAAATTTCGATCAAGAACTTTTGTTGGGTGATATTGCAGATATATCAGGTTGCCGAAATCCAGCTGTTTTTATGGAACGTTATTTTCAGATAGACGATGCGCATTTGGAGAAGGAGTTTCAAAAATTCCCATCTTTCTCTATTTTAGATGACTGTTATCCTTGGGACTTGAGTGAAATTTATGATGCTCCTGTGCTTTTATTTTACAAGGGAAATCTTGATCTCTTAAAATTTCCCAAAGTAGCGGTTGTGGGTAGTCGTGCTTGTAGCAAACAGGGAGCTAAGTCAGTTGAAAAAGTCATTCAGGGCTTGGAAAATGAACTGGTTATCGTCAGTGGCTTAGCCAAGGGTATCGATACAGCAGCCCATATGGCAGCTCTTCAGAATGGCGGAAAAACCATTGCAGTGATTGGAACAGGTCTGGATGTGTTTTATCCTAAAGCCAATAAACGCTTACAAGACTACATCGGCAATGATCATCTGGTTCTTAGTGAATATGGACCTGGTGAACAACCTCTGAAATTTCATTTTCCTGCCCGTAATCGCATTATTGCTGGACTTTGCCGAGGAGTGATTGTAGCAGAGGCTAAGATGCGCTCAGGTAGTCTTATTACCTGTGAGCGAGCAATGGAAGAAGGCCGCGATGTCTTTGCTATTCCTGGTAGCATTTTAGATGGACTATCAGACGGATGCCATCATTTGATTCAGGAAGGTGCAAAATTGGTCACTAGTGGTCAAGATGTGCTTGTGGAATTTGAATTTTAA
- a CDS encoding MmcQ family protein: MFEIFKSYQFNQEKAHAYGFIENSGVWTYSFQILDGDFVMTVSITVDNVSFQVFDQETGDLYPQVHMESMRGSFVGNVREACLEILYQIRKACFDVQDFIYPQTKRIMTQVQEKYGNQLEYLWEKSPDTAVLRHEGNKKWYAVLMKISWNKLEKGREGQVEAVNLKHDQVADLLSHKGIYPAFHMNKRYWISVALDDTLSDEEVLELIERSWNLTIKK; this comes from the coding sequence ATGTTTGAAATTTTTAAATCCTATCAATTTAATCAAGAAAAGGCTCATGCTTATGGTTTTATAGAAAATAGTGGAGTCTGGACCTATAGTTTCCAGATTTTGGATGGAGACTTTGTCATGACTGTATCCATTACTGTTGATAATGTGAGCTTTCAAGTCTTTGACCAGGAAACGGGTGACCTCTATCCTCAAGTCCATATGGAAAGTATGAGAGGAAGTTTTGTCGGAAATGTCCGTGAGGCTTGTCTGGAGATTCTTTACCAGATTCGGAAGGCTTGTTTTGATGTGCAAGATTTTATCTATCCTCAGACTAAGCGAATCATGACTCAAGTTCAGGAAAAATATGGTAATCAGTTGGAGTATCTGTGGGAGAAATCGCCTGATACGGCAGTGTTAAGACATGAAGGCAATAAAAAGTGGTATGCTGTTTTGATGAAAATTTCTTGGAATAAGCTGGAAAAGGGCAGAGAAGGGCAAGTGGAAGCAGTCAATCTCAAACATGACCAAGTAGCTGATTTGCTTTCACACAAGGGCATTTATCCAGCCTTTCATATGAATAAGCGCTATTGGATAAGTGTGGCGCTTGATGATACTTTATCAGATGAAGAAGTACTGGAATTGATAGAAAGAAGTTGGAATTTAACTATTAAAAAATGA
- a CDS encoding copper homeostasis protein CutC, protein MIYEFCAENVTLLEKAMQAGARRIELCDNLVVGGTTPSYGVTKAAVELAANYDTTIMTMIRPRGGDFVYNDLEIAIMLEDIRLTAQAGSQGVVFGVLTAEKKLDKANLEKLIAASKGMEIVFHMAFDELSDEDQLEAIDWLSQAGVTRILTRAGVSGDSLDKRFAHYHRILEHAKDKIEILPGGGIDLGNRQTFIDQLGVTQLHGTKVVF, encoded by the coding sequence ATGATTTACGAATTTTGTGCTGAAAATGTGACCTTGCTTGAAAAAGCGATGCAGGCTGGAGCTCGCCGAATCGAACTCTGTGATAATCTAGTAGTTGGTGGAACAACACCTAGCTATGGAGTTACCAAGGCAGCGGTTGAACTGGCAGCTAACTACGATACGACCATTATGACTATGATTCGTCCACGTGGTGGCGATTTTGTCTATAATGATCTTGAAATAGCTATCATGCTAGAAGACATTCGATTGACTGCGCAGGCTGGAAGTCAAGGGGTTGTATTTGGGGTTTTAACTGCTGAGAAGAAGTTGGATAAAGCTAATCTGGAGAAGCTGATTGCTGCATCAAAAGGAATGGAAATTGTCTTCCACATGGCCTTTGATGAATTGAGTGATGAAGACCAGTTGGAGGCAATTGACTGGCTCAGTCAAGCTGGTGTCACCCGCATCCTGACTCGCGCTGGTGTATCTGGCGACTCTCTAGACAAACGTTTTGCTCACTATCACAGAATTTTAGAACATGCTAAAGATAAAATTGAAATTCTACCAGGTGGGGGGATTGACCTTGGCAACCGTCAGACCTTTATCGACCAGCTGGGTGTGACACAATTGCATGGAACCAAGGTTGTCTTTTAA
- a CDS encoding 3-isopropylmalate dehydrogenase: MTKKIVALAGDGIGPEIMEAGLEVLEALAEKTGFDYEIDRRPFGGAGIDAAGHPLPDETLKACREADAILLAAIGSPQYDGAAVRPEQGLLALRKELNLYANIRPVKIFDSLKHLSPLKAERIAGVDFVVVRELTGGIYFGDHILEERKARDINDYSYEEVERIIRKAFEIARNRRKILTSIDKQNVLATSKLWRKVAEEVAQDFPDVTLEHQLVDSAAMLMITNPAKFDVIVTENLFGDILSDESSVLSGTLGVMPSASHSEKGPSLYEPIHGSAPDIAGQGIANPISMILSVAMMLRDSFGRYEDAERIERAVEASLAAGILTRDIGGQASTKEMTEAIIARL; encoded by the coding sequence ATGACAAAGAAAATAGTAGCTCTAGCAGGGGACGGAATTGGCCCAGAAATCATGGAGGCTGGTTTAGAAGTTCTGGAGGCTCTAGCTGAAAAAACAGGTTTTGACTATGAGATTGATAGACGACCTTTCGGAGGTGCAGGTATCGATGCTGCAGGGCATCCCTTACCTGATGAAACCCTCAAGGCATGTAGAGAAGCAGATGCCATTCTTCTAGCGGCTATCGGTAGTCCTCAGTATGATGGAGCAGCGGTTCGCCCTGAACAAGGTCTGCTAGCTCTCCGTAAGGAACTCAATCTCTATGCCAATATTCGCCCTGTAAAAATCTTTGACAGTCTTAAACATTTGTCACCACTCAAAGCAGAACGAATTGCTGGTGTAGACTTTGTCGTGGTGCGTGAGTTGACAGGCGGGATTTACTTTGGGGACCATATCCTTGAAGAGCGAAAAGCGCGTGATATCAACGACTATAGCTATGAGGAAGTGGAGCGGATTATTCGCAAGGCCTTTGAAATCGCAAGAAATCGCAGAAAAATCCTTACCAGCATCGATAAGCAAAATGTTTTAGCGACCTCAAAACTCTGGCGAAAAGTAGCTGAGGAAGTCGCGCAGGATTTTCCAGATGTAACCTTGGAGCACCAGCTAGTCGACTCAGCTGCCATGCTCATGATTACCAATCCTGCCAAGTTTGATGTTATCGTGACAGAGAATCTTTTCGGAGATATTCTATCTGATGAATCAAGCGTCTTATCTGGCACACTTGGAGTTATGCCATCAGCCAGTCATTCTGAAAAGGGTCCAAGCCTCTATGAACCCATTCATGGTTCAGCGCCTGATATTGCAGGACAAGGAATTGCTAATCCTATCTCCATGATTTTATCAGTGGCCATGATGTTGAGAGACAGTTTTGGACGTTATGAGGATGCAGAGCGTATCGAACGTGCAGTAGAAGCCAGTTTGGCAGCAGGAATTTTAACGAGAGATATAGGAGGTCAGGCTTCGACCAAGGAAATGACAGAAGCTATTATTGCAAGGTTATGA
- a CDS encoding 2-isopropylmalate synthase yields MRTVEFLDTSLRDGEQTPGVNFSIKEKIAIARQLEKWGISAIEAGFPAASPDSFTAVQEIAKVLKKTAVTGLARSVKSDIDACYEALKDAKYPQVHVFIATSPIHRKYKLNKSKEEILEAIKEHVSYARSKFEVVEFSPEDATRTELDFLLQVVQTAVDAGASYINIPDTVGFTTPEEYGAIFKHLIENVKTDRQIVYSPHCHDDLGMAVANSLAAVKNGAGRVEGTINGIGERAGNAALEEIAVALNIRQNYYQAETSIVLNETINTSEMVSRFSGISVPKNKAVVGGNAFSHESGIHQDGVLKNPLTYEIITPELVGVKSNSLPLGKLSGRHAFVEKLRELALDFTEEDIKPLFAKFKTLADKKQEITDADIRALVAGTMVENPEGFHFDDLQLQTHADNDIEALVSLANMDDEKVEFNATGQGSVEAIFNAIDKFFNQSVRLVSYTIDAVTDGIDAQARVLVTVENRDTETIFNAAGLDFDVLKASAIAYINANTFVQKENAGEIGHSVSYRDMPSV; encoded by the coding sequence ATGAGAACAGTTGAATTTCTAGATACTAGCCTTCGAGATGGTGAGCAGACACCAGGTGTTAACTTTTCAATTAAAGAAAAAATTGCCATAGCAAGACAGCTGGAGAAATGGGGTATTTCAGCCATTGAAGCTGGTTTTCCGGCGGCTAGTCCAGACTCATTTACGGCAGTGCAGGAGATTGCTAAGGTCTTGAAGAAAACAGCGGTGACTGGTTTGGCACGTTCGGTCAAGTCTGATATCGATGCTTGTTATGAGGCCCTAAAGGATGCCAAGTATCCACAGGTTCACGTTTTTATTGCTACTAGTCCGATTCACCGCAAGTATAAGCTTAATAAGAGTAAGGAAGAGATTTTGGAAGCTATCAAGGAGCATGTTTCTTATGCCCGTTCTAAGTTTGAAGTGGTTGAATTCTCTCCTGAGGATGCGACCCGAACAGAGTTGGATTTCCTCTTGCAAGTTGTTCAAACTGCGGTAGATGCGGGGGCGTCTTATATCAATATCCCTGACACGGTTGGATTCACCACTCCAGAAGAGTACGGTGCTATCTTCAAACACCTGATTGAGAATGTTAAGACAGATCGTCAGATTGTCTATTCACCTCACTGCCACGATGACCTTGGAATGGCAGTTGCCAATAGCCTTGCCGCTGTCAAAAATGGGGCAGGACGTGTCGAAGGAACTATCAACGGTATTGGGGAGCGAGCAGGAAATGCTGCTTTGGAAGAAATTGCAGTGGCTCTCAATATTCGACAAAATTACTACCAAGCAGAGACCAGTATTGTTTTAAATGAAACCATCAATACTTCTGAAATGGTTTCTCGCTTCTCTGGTATTTCAGTTCCTAAAAACAAGGCCGTCGTTGGTGGCAATGCCTTTTCTCACGAATCTGGTATTCACCAAGACGGAGTCCTTAAAAATCCTCTTACTTATGAGATTATCACACCTGAATTGGTTGGAGTTAAGAGTAATAGCCTTCCACTTGGAAAATTGTCAGGTCGTCATGCCTTTGTTGAGAAACTAAGAGAACTGGCCCTAGATTTTACAGAAGAGGACATCAAACCACTCTTTGCTAAGTTCAAGACTCTGGCCGATAAGAAACAAGAAATCACAGATGCAGATATTCGTGCGCTGGTCGCTGGAACTATGGTTGAAAACCCAGAAGGCTTCCACTTTGATGATTTACAACTTCAAACTCATGCAGACAATGACATTGAAGCGCTCGTTAGCCTAGCCAATATGGATGATGAGAAGGTCGAATTTAATGCGACAGGGCAAGGCTCTGTTGAGGCAATCTTCAACGCTATCGACAAGTTCTTTAATCAATCCGTCCGCTTGGTGTCCTATACTATTGACGCTGTGACAGATGGAATTGATGCCCAAGCTCGGGTCTTGGTAACTGTTGAAAACAGAGATACAGAAACCATCTTTAATGCAGCAGGTCTTGATTTCGATGTACTGAAGGCTTCGGCTATTGCCTACATCAATGCTAATACATTTGTTCAAAAAGAGAATGCTGGTGAGATAGGGCACAGTGTTTCCTATCGTGACATGCCTAGTGTGTAA
- a CDS encoding choline kinase has translation MEKIIKEKISSLLSQEEEVLSVEQLGGMTNQNYLAKTTNKQYIVKFFGKGTEKLINRQDEKYNLELLKDLDLDVKNYLFDIEAGIKVNEYIQSAITLDATSIKTKFDKIAPILQTIHASGKELRGEFAPFEEIKKYESFIEEKIPYANYEAVREEVFSLEKRLADLGVDRKSCHIDLVPENFIESPQGRLYLIDWEYSSMNDPMWDLAALFLESEFTRQEEEAFLSHYESEQTPVSREKISIYKILQDAIWSLWTVYKEEQGADFGDYGVTRYQRAVKGLANYGGSDEK, from the coding sequence GTGGAGAAAATCATTAAAGAAAAAATTTCTTCCCTACTTAGTCAAGAAGAGGAAGTCCTCAGTGTCGAACAACTGGGGGGAATGACCAATCAAAACTATTTGGCCAAAACAACAAATAAGCAATACATTGTTAAATTCTTTGGTAAAGGGACAGAAAAGCTGATCAATCGTCAAGATGAAAAGTACAATCTTGAACTACTAAAGGATTTAGACTTAGATGTAAAAAATTATCTTTTTGATATTGAAGCTGGTATCAAAGTAAATGAGTATATTCAATCTGCGATTACGCTTGATGCGACTTCAATTAAGACCAAATTTGATAAAATTGCTCCAATTTTACAAACCATTCATGCGTCTGGTAAGGAATTAAGGGGAGAATTTGCTCCGTTTGAAGAAATCAAAAAATACGAATCCTTTATTGAGGAAAAAATCCCTTATGCTAACTATGAAGCAGTTCGAGAAGAAGTCTTCTCCTTAGAAAAAAGATTGGCTGACTTAGGTGTCGATAGAAAATCTTGTCATATCGATTTGGTGCCTGAAAACTTTATCGAATCACCTCAAGGACGACTTTATCTGATTGACTGGGAATATTCATCCATGAACGATCCAATGTGGGATTTGGCTGCCCTCTTTTTAGAATCTGAATTCACTCGTCAAGAGGAAGAAGCCTTCTTGTCTCACTATGAGAGTGAGCAAACACCTGTCTCTCGTGAAAAGATTTCCATTTATAAAATTTTACAAGATGCTATTTGGAGTCTATGGACAGTCTATAAAGAAGAGCAAGGTGCAGATTTTGGTGATTATGGTGTGACTCGTTACCAAAGAGCTGTTAAAGGTCTGGCTAATTATGGAGGTTCAGATGAAAAATAA
- a CDS encoding DNA topoisomerase I, whose protein sequence is MATATKKKKSTVKKNLVIVESPAKAKTIEKYLGRNYKVLASVGHIRDLKKSSMSVDIENNYEPQYINIRGKGPLINDLKKEAKKANKVFLASDPDREGEAISWHLAHILNLDENDANRVVFNEITKDAVKNAFKEPRKIDMDLVDAQQARRVLDRLVGYSISPILWKKVKKGLSAGRVQSIALKLIIDRENEINAFQPEEYWTIDAVFKKGTKQFQAAFYGVDGKKLKLTSNDDVKEVLSRLTGKDFSVDQVDKKERKRNAPLPYTTSSMQMDAANKINFRTRKTMMVAQQLYEGINIGSGVQGLITYMRTDSTRISPVAQNEAASFITDRFGSKYSKHGSKVKNASGAQDAHEAIRPSSVFNTPESIAKYLDKDQLKLYTLIWNRFVASQMTAAVFDTMAVKLSQNGVQFAANGSQVKFDGYLAIYNDSDKNKMLPDMAVGDMVKQVNSKPEQHFTQPPARYSEATLIKTLEENGVGRPSTYAPTIETIQKRYYVRLAAKRFEPTELGEIVNKLIVEYFPDIVNVTFTAEMEGKLDDVEVGKEQWQRVIDAFYKPFSKEVAKAEEEMEKIQIKDEPAGFDCEVCGSPMVIKLGRFGKFYACSNFPDCRHTQAIVKEIGVECPSCHQGQIIERKTKRNRLFYGCNRYPECEFTSWDKPVGRDCPKCGNFLMEKKVRGGGKQVVCSNGDYEEEKIK, encoded by the coding sequence GTGGCTACGGCAACAAAAAAGAAAAAATCAACAGTTAAAAAAAATCTAGTCATCGTGGAGTCGCCTGCTAAGGCGAAAACGATTGAGAAATATCTAGGCAGAAACTACAAGGTTTTAGCCAGTGTCGGGCATATCCGTGATTTGAAGAAATCCAGTATGTCCGTCGATATTGAAAATAATTATGAACCGCAATATATCAATATCCGAGGAAAAGGTCCTCTCATCAATGACTTGAAAAAAGAAGCTAAAAAAGCTAATAAAGTCTTTCTGGCGAGTGACCCGGACCGTGAAGGAGAAGCGATTTCTTGGCATTTGGCCCATATTCTCAACTTGGATGAAAATGATGCCAACCGTGTGGTGTTCAATGAAATTACCAAGGATGCGGTCAAAAATGCTTTTAAAGAACCGCGCAAGATTGATATGGACTTGGTCGATGCCCAACAGGCTCGTCGGGTCTTGGACCGCTTGGTAGGGTATTCGATTTCGCCTATTTTGTGGAAGAAGGTTAAGAAGGGCTTATCAGCAGGGCGCGTACAGTCCATTGCCCTTAAACTCATCATTGATCGTGAGAATGAAATAAATGCCTTCCAGCCAGAAGAATACTGGACAATTGATGCTGTTTTTAAAAAGGGAACCAAGCAATTCCAGGCTGCTTTCTATGGAGTAGATGGCAAAAAGTTAAAACTGACTAGCAACGATGATGTTAAGGAAGTTCTGTCTCGTCTGACTGGTAAAGATTTTTCAGTGGATCAGGTGGATAAGAAAGAGCGCAAACGCAATGCTCCTTTACCTTATACCACTTCATCTATGCAGATGGATGCGGCTAATAAAATCAATTTCCGTACTCGAAAGACCATGATGGTTGCCCAACAGCTCTATGAAGGGATTAATATTGGGTCTGGGGTGCAAGGTTTGATTACCTATATGCGTACCGATTCGACTCGTATCAGTCCAGTGGCACAGAACGAAGCAGCAAGCTTCATTACGGACCGTTTTGGTAGCAAGTACTCTAAGCATGGTAGCAAGGTCAAAAATGCTTCCGGTGCTCAGGATGCCCATGAGGCTATTCGCCCATCTAGTGTATTTAATACACCCGAAAGCATCGCTAAGTATCTGGACAAGGATCAGCTCAAGCTTTATACCCTTATCTGGAATCGTTTTGTGGCGAGCCAGATGACAGCTGCTGTCTTTGATACCATGGCTGTTAAATTGTCTCAAAATGGAGTTCAATTTGCTGCCAATGGTAGTCAGGTTAAGTTTGATGGTTATCTTGCCATTTATAATGATTCTGATAAGAATAAGATGTTACCAGATATGGCTGTTGGAGATATGGTCAAGCAGGTCAATAGCAAACCAGAGCAACATTTCACACAACCGCCTGCTCGTTATTCCGAAGCGACACTGATCAAGACCTTGGAGGAAAATGGGGTTGGCCGTCCGTCAACCTACGCACCAACCATTGAAACCATTCAGAAACGTTACTATGTTCGCCTTGCAGCCAAACGCTTTGAACCAACAGAGTTGGGAGAAATTGTTAACAAGCTCATCGTTGAATATTTCCCAGATATCGTAAACGTGACCTTCACAGCTGAAATGGAAGGCAAACTGGATGACGTAGAAGTCGGAAAAGAGCAGTGGCAACGTGTCATTGACGCCTTTTACAAACCATTCTCTAAAGAAGTCGCCAAGGCTGAAGAAGAAATGGAAAAAATCCAAATTAAGGATGAGCCAGCTGGATTTGACTGTGAAGTGTGTGGCAGTCCAATGGTTATTAAACTTGGTCGTTTTGGCAAGTTCTACGCTTGTAGCAATTTCCCAGATTGCCGTCATACCCAAGCAATCGTGAAAGAAATTGGTGTTGAGTGTCCAAGCTGTCATCAAGGTCAAATCATTGAGCGTAAAACCAAACGTAACCGACTTTTCTATGGTTGCAATCGCTATCCAGAATGTGAATTTACCTCTTGGGACAAGCCTGTTGGTCGTGACTGTCCAAAATGTGGCAATTTCCTTATGGAGAAAAAAGTTCGTGGTGGTGGCAAGCAGGTTGTTTGTAGCAATGGCGACTACGAAGAAGAAAAGATTAAATAA
- a CDS encoding CTP--phosphocholine cytidylyltransferase → MKAIILAAGLGTRLRPMTENTPKALVQVNQKPLIEYQIEFLKEKGINDIIIIVGYLKEQFDYLKEKYGVCLVFNDKYAEYNNFYSLYLVKEELANSYVIDADNYLFKNMFRNDLTRSTYFSVYREDCTNEWFLVYGDDYKVQDIIVDSKAGRILSGVSFWDAPTAEKIVSFIDKAYASGEFVDLYWDNMVKDNIKELDVYVEELEGNSIYEIDSVQDYHKLEEILKNEN, encoded by the coding sequence GTGAAAGCCATTATCTTAGCAGCGGGATTGGGAACTCGCTTGCGTCCTATGACTGAAAATACCCCTAAAGCCTTGGTTCAGGTTAATCAAAAACCCTTGATTGAATACCAAATTGAGTTTCTAAAAGAAAAAGGAATCAATGACATCATCATCATCGTTGGTTATCTTAAAGAACAATTTGATTACTTAAAAGAAAAATACGGTGTTTGCCTCGTTTTTAATGATAAATACGCTGAATACAATAACTTTTACTCTCTCTATCTTGTAAAAGAAGAATTAGCTAACAGCTATGTTATTGATGCAGATAACTATCTCTTTAAAAATATGTTCCGCAATGATTTGACACGTTCGACTTATTTTAGTGTTTATCGTGAAGATTGTACCAACGAATGGTTCTTGGTCTATGGAGATGACTACAAGGTTCAAGACATCATTGTTGATAGCAAGGCAGGTCGCATTCTTAGTGGTGTATCCTTCTGGGATGCTCCAACAGCAGAAAAGATTGTCAGCTTTATCGACAAGGCTTATGCGAGTGGTGAATTTGTTGATCTCTATTGGGACAATATGGTTAAGGATAATATCAAAGAGTTGGATGTCTATGTTGAAGAATTAGAAGGCAATAGCATCTATGAAATCGATAGTGTCCAAGACTATCATAAATTAGAAGAAATTCTTAAAAACGAAAATTAA